The Pseudalkalibacillus hwajinpoensis DNA window TTGGAGAGGCCGCTGCAGAGGGTAAGAAGGCTAAATCGCTCGGTTTTCTAACGAGATTGGCCGTTGCGGGATTGGCAGTTGCCATCGCAACGAGATATCCGGAACACTTCAGTTTGCTAGGTGTGGTAATTGGGTTAATGATCACCTACATTATCATTCTCATAGATTCAATATCTAAAATACGCTTTAAGTAGGAAGAGAGGTGAAAAGCTGTTGGAACATCATGCACCTACAACTGATTTTTTA harbors:
- a CDS encoding ATP synthase subunit I; amino-acid sequence: MTEYTQSFRRYMQLTLYLLAIFVMGWGITSYKALFLGLILGTVFSIYNLFNMFRKINRLGEAAAEGKKAKSLGFLTRLAVAGLAVAIATRYPEHFSLLGVVIGLMITYIIILIDSISKIRFK